The proteins below are encoded in one region of Centropristis striata isolate RG_2023a ecotype Rhode Island chromosome 12, C.striata_1.0, whole genome shotgun sequence:
- the LOC131982283 gene encoding neuronal acetylcholine receptor subunit alpha-3-like: MNFSGKLQNVLLLVLLAAQGCFSSKGEDRLFRRLFRRYNQFIRPVENVSDPVTVEFEVSISQLVKVDEVNQIMETNLWLRHVWNDYKLKWAPVEYDGIEFIRVPSNKIWRPDIVLYNNAVGDFLVEDKTKALLKFDGTITWVPPAIFKSSCPMDITYFPFDYQNCSMKFGSWTYDKAKIDLVLIGSKVNLKDFWESGEWEIIDAPGYKHDIKYNCCEEIYPDITYSFYIRRLPLFYTINLIIPCLLISFLTVLVFYLPSDCGEKVTLCISVLLSLTVFLLVITETIPSTSLVIPLIGEYLLFTMIFVTLSIVITVFVLNVHYRTPMTHTMPEWVRSVFLGVLPRVMLMRRPIDQGCSPPASITGGTGGGNKKRKNSIGGGSGSTSVSVGGITGGVPCPPVDGGAGGGGGGGGASAGGSMNCVEYSDVNRDMNRDMNRRCPYRGKEVPTPVPPPMGPPPPPPPPPPPPPPTTTTTQAPQTQGPQESELPKVPRSLNAPSPVNAIVAFSVVSPEIKQAIESVKYIAENMRTRNKAKEVEDDWKYVAMVIDRIFLWVFVTVCVLGTVGLFLQPLISFLK; the protein is encoded by the exons gCTGTTTCTCATCTAAGGGGGAGGACAGATTATTCCGGAGGTTGTTCAGGAGGTACAACCAGTTCATCCGACCAGTGGAGAATGTGTCAGATCCAGTCACAGTGGAGTTTGAGGTCTCGATATCTCAGCTGGTCAAAGTG GATGAGGTGAATCAGATTATGGAAACAAATCTGTGGCTGAGACAT GTGTGGAATGACTACAAACTGAAATGGGCTCCTGTTGAATACGACGGCATAGAGTTCATACGAGTTCCCTCCAATAAAATTTGGAGGCCAGACATTGTTTTATACAACAA TGCCGTAGGTGACTTCCTCGTGGAAGACAAAACCAAGGCTCTGTTGAAGTTTGATGGCACCATCACCTGGGTTCCTCCAGCTATTTTCAAGTCCTCTTGCCCCATGGACATCACCTACTTTCCCTTCGACTACCAGAACTGCTCCATGAAGTTCGGCTCCTGGACCTACGACAAGGCCAAGATCGACCTGGTGCTCATTGGCTCAAAG GTGAACCTGAAAGACTTCTGGGAAAGTGGAGAGTGGGAGATCATCGACGCACCAGGATACAAGCACGACATCAAGTACAACTGCTGCGAGGAGATCTACCCGGACATCACCTACTCCTTCTACATCCGCCGCCTGCCTCTCTTCTACACCATCAACCTCATCATCCCCTGCCTCCTCATCTCCTTCCTCACAGTGCTGGTCTTCTACCTGCCGTCTGACTGCGGCGAGAAGGTCACCCTGTGCATCTCCGTCCTGCTCTCCCTCACCGTGTTCCTGCTCGTCATTACTGAGACCATCCCTTCCACGTCACTCGTCATCCCTCTGATCGGCGAGTACCTCCTCTTCACCATGATTTTTGTCACGCTCAGCATCGTCATCACTGTCTTTGTGCTGAATGTCCACTACCGCACCCCCATGACTCACACCATGCCCGAGTGGGTGAGGTCCGTGTTCCTCGGCGTGCTGCCCAGGGTGATGCTCATGAGGCGACCTATCGACCAGGGCTGCTCCCCTCCCGCCAGCATTACAGGAGGGACAGGAGGAGGGAACAAGAAGAGGAAGAACAGTATAGGAGGTGGAAGTGGCTCAACAAGTGTAAGTGTTGGGGGTATAACTGGAGGCGTACCGTGTCCACCGGTGGACGGTGGagcaggtggaggtggaggaggaggaggagcctcaGCTGGCGGCTCCATGAACTGTGTGGAGTACAGTGACGTGAACCGTGACATGAACCGGGATATGAACAGGAGGTGCCCCTACAGAGGCAAGGAGGTACCCACTCCTGTGCCTCCCCCGATGGGgccacctcctccccctcctccccctcctcctcctcctcctcctactactactactacacagGCACCCCAAACACAAGGGCCCCAGGAGTCAGAGTTGCCCAAGGTGCCGAGGTCACTGAACGCCCCTTCGCCTGTCAACGCGATTGTTGCTTTCTCCGTGGTGTCGCCAGAGATCAAGCAGGCCATAGAGAGCGTGAAGTACATCGCAGAGAACATGAGGACTCGCAACAAAGCCAAAGAG GTGGAGGACGACTGGAAGTACGTGGCCATGGTCATCGACAGGATCTTCTTGTGGGTTTTtgtaacagtgtgtgtgctgGGAACAGTGGGACTCTTCCTCCAGCCGCTCATCAGCTTCCTAAAATGA
- the LOC131981995 gene encoding neuronal acetylcholine receptor subunit non-alpha-3-like isoform X2 has protein sequence MKLVLLLLLLLLCPLCLADNHAPSEFVSLAEMEDALLKNLFQGYQRWVRPILHANDTVRVRFGLKISQLVDVDEKNQLMTTNVWLCQEWTDYKLRWNPAKYGGITSIRVPSENIWLPDIVLYENADGRFEGSLMTKAIVKFNGAITWTPPASYKSACTMDVTFFPFDRQNCTMKFGSWTYDGNMVDLVLIDNQVDRKDFFDNGEWEILSATGARGNRKDGMYSYPFITYSFILKRLPLFYTLFLIIPCLGLSFLTVLVFYLPSDEGEKLSLSTSVLVSLTVFLLVIEEIIPSSSKVIPLIGEYLLFIMIFVTLSIIVTVFVINVHHRSSATYHPMSPWVRTLFLQKLPRLLCMRGHTDRYHYPELAPESPELKSRSGGRKGAQRANSSAHGQTTSEGKEDEAWATMMDKAIYSVRYISRHIRKEHFIREVVQDWKFVAQVLDRIFLWAFLTVSVLGTVLIFTPAIYMFLKIPPPTASEDPPSN, from the exons ATGAAGTtggtcctgctcctcctcctcctcctcctctgcccgcTGTGCCTCGCTGACAACCATG CTCCAAGTGAGTTTGTGTCCTTAGCGGAGATGGAGGACGCCCTGCTGAAGAACCTTTTCCAAGGCTACCAGCGCTGGGTCAGGCCCATCCTGCATGCCAACGACACTGTTCGGGTACGCTTCGGACTCAAGATCTCCCAGCTGGTTGATGTG gatgagAAGAACCAGCTAATGACAACTAATGTTTGGCTGTGTCAG GAGTGGACTGACTACAAGCTGCGATGGAATCCTGCAAAATACGGAGGAATCACTTCCATCAGAGTCCCCTCTGAAAATATTTGGCTCCCAGACATCGTCCTGTATGAGAA TGCTGACGGGCGGTTCGAGGGCTCCCTGATGACCAAAGCCATCGTCAAGTTCAATGGTGCCATCACCTGGACACCACCTGCTAGTTACAAGTCCGCCTGCACGATGGACGTCACCTTCTTCCCCTTCGACCGCCAGAACTGCACCATGAAGTTTGGCTCCTGGACCTATGATGGCAACATGGTGGACCTGGTCCTGATAGACAACCAGGTGGATCGGAAAGACTTCTTCGATAACGGCGAGTGGGAGATCCTGAGTGCCACCGGGGCCAGAGGGAACAGGAAGGACGGCATGTACTCGTACCCCTTCATCACGTATTCCTTCATCCTGAAGAGGTTGCCGTTGTTCTACACACTCTTCCTCATCATCCCCTGTTTAGGTTTGTCCTTTCTGACCGTCCTGGTGTTTTACCTGCCCTCTGATGAAGGAGAGAAGCTGTCCCTCTCCACCTCTGTCCTCGTGTCGCTCACTGTGTTCCTCCTGGTCATAGAAGAAAtcatcccctcctcctccaaggTCATCCCGCTCATTGGAGAGTACTTGCTGTTCATCATGATCTTTGTCACACTCTCGATCATCGTCACTGTCTTTGTGATAAACGTGCACCACCGGTCCTCGGCCACCTACCACCCCATGTCGCCGTGGGTTCGCACTCTCTTCCTTCAGAAACTGCCGAGGTTGCTCTGCATGCGTGGACACACCGACCGATACCACTACCCAGAGCTGGCTCCTGAAAGCCCCGAGCTGAAGTCTCGCTCCGGAGGCCGGAAAGGAGCGCAGAGGGCGAACAGCTCAGCGCACGGACAGACGACCTCTGAGGGGAAGGAGGACGAGGCCTGGGCGACCATGATGGACAAGGCTATCTACTCAGTCCGCTACATCAGCAGACATATCCGCAAAGAACACTTCATCCGCGAG GTCGTACAAGACTGGAAGTTTGTGGCTCAGGTGTTAGACAGGATCTTCCTGTGGGCGTTCCTCACCGTCTCAGTACTGGGCACCGTCCTCATCTTCACTCCAgctatttatatgtttttgaaaATCCCTCCACCAACTGCAAGTGAGGATCCACCTTCAAACTAG
- the LOC131981995 gene encoding neuronal acetylcholine receptor subunit non-alpha-3-like isoform X1 has product MEDALLKNLFQGYQRWVRPILHANDTVRVRFGLKISQLVDVDEKNQLMTTNVWLCQEWTDYKLRWNPAKYGGITSIRVPSENIWLPDIVLYENADGRFEGSLMTKAIVKFNGAITWTPPASYKSACTMDVTFFPFDRQNCTMKFGSWTYDGNMVDLVLIDNQVDRKDFFDNGEWEILSATGARGNRKDGMYSYPFITYSFILKRLPLFYTLFLIIPCLGLSFLTVLVFYLPSDEGEKLSLSTSVLVSLTVFLLVIEEIIPSSSKVIPLIGEYLLFIMIFVTLSIIVTVFVINVHHRSSATYHPMSPWVRTLFLQKLPRLLCMRGHTDRYHYPELAPESPELKSRSGGRKGAQRANSSAHGQTTSEGKEDEAWATMMDKAIYSVRYISRHIRKEHFIREVVQDWKFVAQVLDRIFLWAFLTVSVLGTVLIFTPAIYMFLKIPPPTASEDPPSN; this is encoded by the exons ATGGAGGACGCCCTGCTGAAGAACCTTTTCCAAGGCTACCAGCGCTGGGTCAGGCCCATCCTGCATGCCAACGACACTGTTCGGGTACGCTTCGGACTCAAGATCTCCCAGCTGGTTGATGTG gatgagAAGAACCAGCTAATGACAACTAATGTTTGGCTGTGTCAG GAGTGGACTGACTACAAGCTGCGATGGAATCCTGCAAAATACGGAGGAATCACTTCCATCAGAGTCCCCTCTGAAAATATTTGGCTCCCAGACATCGTCCTGTATGAGAA TGCTGACGGGCGGTTCGAGGGCTCCCTGATGACCAAAGCCATCGTCAAGTTCAATGGTGCCATCACCTGGACACCACCTGCTAGTTACAAGTCCGCCTGCACGATGGACGTCACCTTCTTCCCCTTCGACCGCCAGAACTGCACCATGAAGTTTGGCTCCTGGACCTATGATGGCAACATGGTGGACCTGGTCCTGATAGACAACCAGGTGGATCGGAAAGACTTCTTCGATAACGGCGAGTGGGAGATCCTGAGTGCCACCGGGGCCAGAGGGAACAGGAAGGACGGCATGTACTCGTACCCCTTCATCACGTATTCCTTCATCCTGAAGAGGTTGCCGTTGTTCTACACACTCTTCCTCATCATCCCCTGTTTAGGTTTGTCCTTTCTGACCGTCCTGGTGTTTTACCTGCCCTCTGATGAAGGAGAGAAGCTGTCCCTCTCCACCTCTGTCCTCGTGTCGCTCACTGTGTTCCTCCTGGTCATAGAAGAAAtcatcccctcctcctccaaggTCATCCCGCTCATTGGAGAGTACTTGCTGTTCATCATGATCTTTGTCACACTCTCGATCATCGTCACTGTCTTTGTGATAAACGTGCACCACCGGTCCTCGGCCACCTACCACCCCATGTCGCCGTGGGTTCGCACTCTCTTCCTTCAGAAACTGCCGAGGTTGCTCTGCATGCGTGGACACACCGACCGATACCACTACCCAGAGCTGGCTCCTGAAAGCCCCGAGCTGAAGTCTCGCTCCGGAGGCCGGAAAGGAGCGCAGAGGGCGAACAGCTCAGCGCACGGACAGACGACCTCTGAGGGGAAGGAGGACGAGGCCTGGGCGACCATGATGGACAAGGCTATCTACTCAGTCCGCTACATCAGCAGACATATCCGCAAAGAACACTTCATCCGCGAG GTCGTACAAGACTGGAAGTTTGTGGCTCAGGTGTTAGACAGGATCTTCCTGTGGGCGTTCCTCACCGTCTCAGTACTGGGCACCGTCCTCATCTTCACTCCAgctatttatatgtttttgaaaATCCCTCCACCAACTGCAAGTGAGGATCCACCTTCAAACTAG
- the LOC131981996 gene encoding uncharacterized protein C3orf85-like, translating into MRSVILFALLSGVFAAPFVKEEEAKRFIRLKRQSGYWDPHSSQNQWGYTVQEQANEYWTALRTDAQYYMDMGNMMFDRSVATENNRLYMEMLRNARAHLDSLQGTHR; encoded by the exons ATGAGGTCTGTGATCCTGTTTGCTCTTTTGAGTG GGGTTTTTGCCGCTCCGTTCGTGAAGGAGGAAGAGGCAAAGCGCTTCATCAGGCTGAAGAGACAGTCAGGATACTGGGATCCACACAGCTCTCAGAACCAGTGGGGTTACACAGTTCAGGAACAG GCTAACGAGTACTGGACAGCACTACGAACAGATGCTCAGTACTACATGGACATGGGTAACATGATGTTCGACCGCTCGGTGGCAAC GGAAAACAACCGGCTGTATATGGAGATGCTGCGCAATGCACGAGCTCACCTGGACAGTCTGCAGGGTACACACAGATAA